One stretch of Streptomyces hygroscopicus DNA includes these proteins:
- a CDS encoding serine/threonine protein kinase, whose protein sequence is MVEQLTQHDPRRIGPFEVLGRLGAGGMGLVYLARSASGRRVAIKTVRTELAEDQLFRVRFTREVEAARAVSGFYTAAVVDADPRAAVPWLATAYVPAPSLEEIVNECGPMPAQAVRWLAAGVAEALQSIHGAGLVHRDLKPSNVLVVEDGPRVIDFGIASGVSNTRLTMTNVAVGTPAYMSPEQARDSRSVTGASDIFSLGSTLTFAATGHAPFHGANPVETVFMLLREGPDLAGLPDELRPLIESCMQMEPERRPSPADLQSQLAPHLFASNADDSGTASAWLPPGAVALIERKRSGRNQVRGATRPAAGGGRPGHAASDGSRPSAPLPPERPPTPPPSYAPAAGGPAEGHGGRHGAAAPGPAGAGGWEPVGVGDPRGGLRAPEAASPPSALGSIGPGRHAAPSAAAPAPAPAGADGSVRLPGSQVPIGPGLRADQARDPQPQHGTGPATGWVRPPAGVTTGGLNGGDGTAAVPPPTHSPPAEPPEPHAAGAGHGRWRPWRFRMSNDVWGTPAVAGDLLYVTSFEVHALDVATGRRQFKTRDVAWAMAVENGRIHASDGPTLYALDAEDGAERWRLSTDGWVYSLKVDRGTVVTGTRGGGVQAWEAANGELLWEMQGLQTDFETPESGPAVHDGTVYVWADARLRALEARTGAERWSYPVGDAASCGGVPLRLLAAPDGVVYVSAGTRVLALDAARGDVRWRFEAPAVFLCAPAYAPGPAVTGGGIYIADYLGTVYALDAANGRDRWRIATEARQSIEPVLVADGSVHLGSGSALYTLDAVTGTPKWRFAAGGEVIGSPVVADGRVHFGSADHCLYTVDAAGGQLRWKLATGGEITGSPVAAGGVVYACSKDRCVYALDAVKGTGQSRPSGGRA, encoded by the coding sequence GTGGTGGAGCAGCTGACGCAGCACGATCCGAGGCGGATCGGCCCTTTCGAGGTGCTCGGCCGTCTCGGCGCGGGCGGCATGGGGCTGGTCTATCTGGCCCGCTCGGCATCGGGCCGACGGGTCGCGATCAAGACGGTCCGGACCGAACTCGCTGAGGACCAGCTGTTCCGTGTCCGGTTCACCCGTGAGGTGGAGGCGGCCCGTGCGGTCAGCGGCTTCTATACGGCCGCCGTCGTGGACGCCGATCCGCGCGCCGCGGTGCCATGGCTGGCCACGGCCTATGTGCCCGCTCCCTCCCTCGAGGAAATCGTCAACGAGTGCGGGCCGATGCCGGCCCAGGCGGTGCGGTGGCTGGCGGCCGGGGTCGCCGAGGCGCTGCAGTCCATCCATGGCGCGGGCCTGGTCCACCGGGATCTGAAGCCGTCCAATGTGCTGGTCGTCGAGGACGGCCCGCGCGTGATCGACTTCGGTATCGCCTCCGGTGTTTCGAACACCCGGCTGACGATGACCAACGTCGCGGTCGGCACCCCCGCCTATATGTCGCCCGAGCAGGCGCGCGACTCACGCAGCGTGACCGGCGCGAGCGACATCTTCTCGCTCGGCTCGACCCTGACCTTCGCGGCCACCGGGCATGCGCCCTTCCACGGCGCCAACCCGGTGGAGACCGTGTTCATGCTGCTGCGCGAGGGCCCCGACCTGGCCGGGCTGCCCGACGAGCTGCGGCCGCTCATCGAGTCGTGCATGCAGATGGAGCCCGAGCGGCGGCCGTCCCCGGCCGATCTGCAGTCCCAGCTGGCCCCGCATCTGTTCGCCTCCAACGCCGACGACAGCGGTACGGCCTCGGCCTGGCTGCCGCCCGGCGCCGTCGCGCTGATCGAGCGCAAGCGCAGCGGCCGCAACCAGGTGCGCGGCGCCACCCGGCCCGCGGCCGGCGGCGGCCGTCCCGGGCACGCCGCGAGCGACGGCAGCCGGCCGTCCGCGCCGCTTCCGCCGGAGCGTCCGCCCACGCCGCCGCCCTCGTACGCCCCCGCCGCGGGAGGCCCCGCGGAGGGCCATGGCGGGCGACACGGCGCGGCCGCGCCGGGACCGGCCGGTGCGGGCGGCTGGGAGCCCGTGGGCGTGGGCGATCCGCGTGGGGGCCTGCGCGCTCCGGAGGCCGCGAGCCCGCCGAGCGCGCTGGGCTCCATCGGGCCCGGGCGGCACGCCGCCCCGTCCGCCGCCGCGCCCGCCCCGGCGCCCGCCGGGGCCGACGGTTCGGTGCGGCTGCCCGGTTCGCAGGTGCCGATCGGCCCGGGGCTCCGGGCCGACCAGGCGCGGGACCCGCAGCCGCAGCACGGCACCGGGCCCGCGACCGGCTGGGTGCGCCCGCCTGCCGGGGTGACCACGGGAGGGCTGAACGGAGGCGACGGCACGGCCGCCGTCCCGCCGCCGACCCACTCCCCGCCGGCCGAGCCGCCCGAGCCGCATGCCGCAGGAGCCGGGCACGGCCGCTGGCGTCCGTGGCGGTTCCGGATGTCCAACGACGTCTGGGGCACCCCGGCGGTGGCCGGGGATCTGCTGTATGTGACCTCGTTCGAGGTGCACGCGCTGGATGTGGCCACCGGCCGGCGCCAGTTCAAGACGCGCGACGTGGCGTGGGCGATGGCCGTGGAGAACGGCCGGATCCACGCCTCCGACGGCCCCACGCTGTACGCGCTGGACGCGGAGGACGGCGCCGAGCGCTGGCGGCTGTCGACCGACGGCTGGGTCTACTCCCTCAAGGTCGACCGCGGCACGGTCGTCACCGGGACGCGCGGCGGTGGCGTCCAGGCGTGGGAGGCGGCCAACGGCGAGCTGCTGTGGGAGATGCAGGGCCTGCAGACCGACTTCGAGACGCCCGAGTCCGGCCCGGCCGTCCACGACGGCACGGTGTATGTGTGGGCGGACGCGCGGCTGCGTGCCCTGGAGGCGCGCACCGGCGCGGAGCGCTGGTCGTATCCGGTGGGCGACGCGGCCTCGTGCGGCGGTGTGCCGCTGCGTCTGCTGGCGGCGCCCGATGGGGTCGTCTATGTCTCGGCGGGGACGCGGGTGCTCGCGCTCGATGCCGCCCGCGGGGATGTGCGGTGGCGTTTCGAGGCGCCCGCCGTCTTCCTGTGCGCCCCCGCGTACGCGCCGGGGCCCGCGGTGACCGGCGGTGGCATCTACATCGCCGACTATCTGGGCACGGTGTACGCGCTGGACGCGGCGAACGGCCGCGACCGCTGGCGTATCGCCACCGAGGCCCGGCAGTCGATCGAGCCGGTGCTGGTGGCCGACGGCTCGGTCCATCTGGGCAGCGGCAGCGCGCTCTACACGCTCGACGCGGTCACCGGCACGCCCAAGTGGCGGTTCGCGGCGGGCGGCGAGGTCATCGGCTCGCCGGTGGTCGCCGACGGCCGGGTCCACTTCGGCTCGGCCGACCACTGCCTCTATACGGTGGACGCGGCGGGCGGACAGCTTCGCTGGAAGCTGGCGACCGGCGGCGAGATCACCGGGTCCCCGGTGGCCGCCGGGGGCGTGGTGTACGCGTGCAGCAAGGACCGGTGCGTCTACGCGCTGGACGCGGTCAAGGGCACGGGCCAGTCCCGGCCGTCGGGCGGCCGGGCCTGA
- a CDS encoding enoyl-CoA hydratase, producing MTVRTRVEESGVAVVTLDRPERHNAIDLETVGELTAVWRRFRHDDTVRAVVLTGAGGRAFSTGIDRSVEVAQPPSPYAMDDPLRTVGPKANDLWKPVVAAVAGMACGGAFYLLGEAEFIVADETAAFFDPHTSYGMVSAYEAVYMAQRMPMGEVARMALMGAAERLSARRAYETGLVSEVAPAGEALTAAMRAASVIASYPTEAVQGTVRALWAAKEAALAQALAQAPQLIALGNLPPGRQAALFAARTPGFRTR from the coding sequence ATGACGGTCCGCACCCGGGTGGAGGAGAGCGGGGTCGCGGTCGTCACCCTCGACCGGCCCGAGCGGCACAACGCCATCGACCTGGAGACGGTCGGCGAACTGACGGCCGTATGGCGGCGCTTCCGCCACGACGACACGGTCCGGGCCGTCGTCCTCACCGGCGCGGGCGGCCGGGCCTTCAGCACCGGCATCGACCGCTCGGTGGAGGTCGCGCAGCCGCCGTCGCCCTACGCGATGGACGATCCGCTGCGCACCGTCGGGCCCAAGGCGAACGACCTGTGGAAGCCGGTGGTCGCGGCGGTGGCCGGAATGGCGTGCGGCGGGGCGTTCTATCTGCTGGGCGAGGCCGAGTTCATCGTCGCCGACGAGACGGCGGCCTTCTTCGATCCGCACACCAGCTATGGAATGGTCAGCGCCTACGAGGCCGTCTATATGGCGCAGCGGATGCCGATGGGCGAGGTCGCGCGGATGGCGCTGATGGGGGCGGCGGAGCGGCTCTCGGCCCGGCGGGCGTATGAGACGGGCCTGGTCAGCGAGGTCGCCCCGGCCGGTGAGGCCCTTACGGCGGCCATGCGCGCCGCGTCGGTCATCGCGTCGTACCCGACGGAGGCGGTACAGGGGACCGTAAGGGCGCTATGGGCGGCGAAGGAGGCGGCGCTGGCCCAGGCGCTCGCCCAGGCCCCGCAGTTGATCGCGCTGGGCAATCTGCCGCCGGGGCGCCAGGCCGCGCTCTTCGCGGCCCGTACGCCCGGCTTCCGTACGCGGTGA
- a CDS encoding lipid-transfer protein, with translation MGATRTTAGATAGATLKDATAIAGIGQTPFAKRLPESEKTLACRAILAALDDAGIAPSEVDAFASYTMEETDEVEVAKAIGAGDVTFFSKVGYGGGGSCATVAHLAAAVATGQASVGVAWRSRKRGSGPRPWTNTRAQLPTPAQWTRPYGLLRPADEIGLLARRYMHEYGATRDHFFNVALACRNRANQNPAAIMYDRPLTREMYMTARWISEPLCLFDNCLETDGALACVVVSAERARDCRQRPVYVHSAAQGLPAQHHGMVNYWNDDPLTGPSWAAARRLWKTADFGPQDVDVAQIYDAFTPLIPLSLEGYGFCARGEGAAFTEGGALEIGGRLPLNTGGGGLSEAYVHGFNLITEGVRQLRGTGTAQVPGATTCLVTAGEGVPTSALLLRS, from the coding sequence ATGGGGGCGACGAGGACGACGGCGGGGGCGACGGCGGGGGCGACCTTGAAGGACGCGACGGCGATAGCGGGCATCGGGCAGACCCCGTTCGCCAAACGTCTCCCCGAATCCGAGAAGACCCTGGCCTGCCGGGCGATCCTGGCCGCGCTCGACGACGCCGGTATCGCCCCGTCCGAGGTGGACGCCTTCGCCTCGTACACCATGGAGGAGACCGACGAGGTCGAGGTCGCCAAGGCCATCGGCGCCGGGGATGTGACCTTCTTCAGCAAGGTCGGCTACGGGGGCGGCGGTTCCTGTGCGACCGTCGCGCATCTGGCCGCCGCGGTCGCCACCGGACAGGCGAGCGTCGGGGTGGCCTGGCGGTCGCGCAAACGCGGCAGCGGACCGCGCCCCTGGACCAACACCCGGGCGCAGCTGCCCACCCCGGCCCAGTGGACCCGGCCGTACGGACTGCTGCGCCCGGCCGATGAGATCGGGCTGCTGGCCCGGCGCTATATGCATGAGTACGGCGCGACCCGCGATCACTTCTTCAATGTGGCGCTGGCCTGCCGCAACCGGGCCAATCAGAACCCCGCCGCGATCATGTACGACCGCCCGCTGACCCGCGAGATGTATATGACCGCACGCTGGATCAGCGAACCGCTCTGCCTCTTCGACAACTGCCTGGAGACCGATGGCGCGCTGGCCTGTGTGGTGGTGTCGGCCGAGCGGGCGCGCGACTGCCGGCAACGGCCTGTGTACGTGCACTCCGCCGCCCAGGGGCTGCCCGCCCAGCACCACGGGATGGTCAACTACTGGAACGACGACCCGCTCACCGGCCCCTCCTGGGCCGCCGCCCGGCGGCTGTGGAAAACCGCCGACTTCGGGCCGCAGGATGTGGATGTCGCGCAGATCTACGACGCGTTCACCCCGTTGATCCCGCTCTCCCTGGAGGGCTACGGCTTCTGCGCCCGCGGCGAGGGCGCCGCCTTCACCGAGGGGGGCGCGCTGGAGATCGGCGGACGGCTGCCGCTCAACACCGGCGGAGGCGGCCTCAGCGAGGCGTACGTCCATGGCTTCAACCTCATCACCGAAGGGGTCAGACAGCTGCGCGGCACCGGCACCGCCCAGGTCCCCGGCGCCACGACCTGCCTGGTCACGGCGGGTGAAGGGGTTCCCACATCGGCCCTGCTGCTGAGGAGTTGA
- a CDS encoding fatty acid--CoA ligase, whose translation MQRMAQGNTVPALIRAAVERYGPAEAVVEGRARISYAELGARIERAAAACVASGLEPGDRAAIWAPNTTDWIVAALGAVTAGGVLVPVNTRFKGAEAAYVLRRTRASHLFITGTFLGTSYVASLRRAAGDGAGRGPLPRLPYLREVVVLADNGPEDFRTWTDFLAMGDAVPPEEVRSRAEAVRPTDPSDITFTSGTTGRPKGVVATHSQTVRVFDTWSEITGLAAGDRYLIVNPFFHTFGYKAGIIACLSRGATMVPQPVFSVETALANIAAERITVLPGPPTLHQSLLDHPSRAAHDLSTLRLVVTGAAVVPLELVERLRSELGVATVLTAYGLTEASGTVTMCRRGDPPEVIAGTAGRAIPDTEVKIAHPTGRELPPGRPGEVWVRGYHITPGYFEDPIATSRTITPDGWLRTGDVGVMDEQGNLRITDRIKDMFIVGGFNAYPAEIEQLIARHPDVADVAVVGIPDARLGEVAKAYAVRRPDSTLTADDLIAWSRREMANYKVPRQVVFLAELPRNASGKVLKAELRAGRSLS comes from the coding sequence ATGCAACGGATGGCACAGGGGAACACCGTCCCGGCCCTGATCCGGGCGGCGGTCGAGCGGTACGGCCCGGCCGAGGCCGTGGTCGAGGGCCGCGCCCGGATCTCGTACGCCGAGCTCGGCGCCCGGATCGAACGCGCCGCGGCCGCGTGCGTCGCCTCGGGTCTCGAACCGGGCGACCGCGCCGCGATCTGGGCGCCCAACACCACCGACTGGATCGTGGCTGCGCTCGGGGCGGTCACCGCGGGCGGCGTGCTGGTCCCGGTCAACACCCGCTTCAAGGGCGCCGAGGCGGCGTATGTGCTGCGCCGCACCCGGGCCTCGCACCTGTTCATCACCGGCACCTTCCTGGGCACCTCGTATGTGGCGTCGCTGCGCCGGGCGGCGGGGGACGGGGCGGGCCGCGGCCCCCTGCCGCGCCTGCCGTACCTGCGGGAGGTGGTCGTCCTCGCCGACAACGGCCCGGAGGACTTCCGCACCTGGACGGACTTCCTGGCGATGGGCGACGCCGTACCGCCGGAGGAGGTCCGGTCCCGGGCGGAGGCGGTGCGTCCCACGGACCCCTCCGACATCACCTTCACCTCCGGCACCACCGGCCGGCCCAAGGGCGTGGTGGCCACGCACTCCCAGACCGTGCGCGTCTTCGACACCTGGAGCGAGATCACGGGGCTGGCGGCGGGCGATCGCTATCTGATCGTGAACCCGTTCTTCCACACCTTCGGCTACAAGGCGGGCATCATCGCCTGTCTGAGCCGAGGTGCCACGATGGTGCCGCAGCCGGTCTTCAGCGTGGAGACGGCCCTGGCCAATATCGCCGCCGAGCGCATCACCGTCCTCCCCGGCCCGCCCACCCTCCACCAGTCGCTCCTCGACCACCCGTCCCGCGCCGCCCATGACCTGTCCACGCTGCGCCTGGTCGTCACCGGCGCCGCCGTGGTCCCGCTGGAGCTGGTGGAACGGCTGCGCTCGGAGCTCGGGGTCGCCACCGTCCTGACGGCGTACGGCCTGACGGAGGCGTCCGGCACCGTCACGATGTGCCGCCGTGGCGATCCGCCCGAGGTCATCGCGGGCACGGCGGGCCGCGCGATTCCGGACACCGAGGTCAAGATCGCCCACCCCACCGGACGCGAACTCCCCCCGGGGCGGCCGGGCGAGGTCTGGGTCCGCGGCTACCACATCACCCCCGGCTACTTCGAGGATCCGATCGCCACGTCCCGCACCATCACCCCCGACGGCTGGCTGCGGACCGGCGATGTCGGGGTGATGGACGAGCAGGGCAATCTGCGCATCACCGACCGCATCAAGGACATGTTCATCGTCGGCGGCTTCAACGCCTATCCCGCCGAAATCGAGCAACTCATCGCCCGCCACCCCGATGTGGCCGACGTCGCCGTCGTCGGCATCCCGGACGCGCGCCTGGGCGAGGTGGCCAAGGCGTACGCGGTCCGGCGCCCGGATTCGACGCTGACCGCGGACGATCTGATCGCCTGGTCGCGCCGGGAGATGGCCAACTACAAGGTGCCACGGCAGGTGGTGTTCCTGGCCGAGCTGCCGCGCAACGCCAGCGGCAAGGTCCTCAAGGCCGAGCTGCGCGCGGGCCGGTCACTCTCGTAA
- a CDS encoding regulator codes for MTGEKERAQEQSLRFTVLGPVRAFRGEEQLSTGSPQQRALLAALLLRGGRTATAPELVDALWGDDPPDAAIAALRTYASRLRKAFTPHSDILVSESGGYAVQVGLGALDIEVAESLAAEAEKARHSGDRLRAHELIGRALDLWDGEALAGLSGPYATTQRARLSEWQLVLTETRLDLDLELGHHTEAVSELTALTAAHPLRERLRELLMLALYRSGRQAEALAVYNDTRRLLAEDLGVDPCAELSDLHQRILQADAELAVPVDDRTHAGPGFVRPAQLPATVADFTGRVAFVEELSDELATAEGRVMAVSAVAGIGGVGKTTLAVHVAHAARAHFPDGQLYVDLQGAGPVPAEPNAILGAFLRALGTPDSAIPEGVHERAALYRSMLDGRRVLTLLDNARDAAQVRPLLPGTPGCAALITSRTRMVDLEGAHLVDLDVMSPEEALVLFTRIVGAERVSSERDAAMDVVAACGFLPLAIRIAASRLASRRTWTVSTLARKLANQRRRLDELRAGDLAVRATFELGYGQLEPPQARAFRLLGLADGPDISLAAAAVALELDTFDTEELLESLVDASLLESAAPGRYRYHDLVRLYARDRAERHQSAAEREAALSRLLSFYLATAARVYAMERPGDRLGDHLAPADHPGLVFPHQDAALDWLFTEADCLLACAQQAASGTTLGRAADLLLAAMDLAESGANAPRYEAVARVVSETAHTVGDTRAEGRARTCLAKVRNLTGRLEEADAEAERALALGSTVEDHVTMGRALTERGIIAHLSRTRWDDAERHFLRAIDAYRAVDDQPGEASALCNLSRAYVEMGRIDSAVDLARQGVRIYGSLGRTLRLANGKYALGIALTGAGSLAHALEQLTEALGLFREHRQPLWEGMTHQRMAEAHLSIGRPAEAATHAEQALALRGIGGEWRRAIVLTLLGKALLELGQNERADACWREALSIHERLGAPEAEDVRGLLTPATAA; via the coding sequence ATGACCGGCGAGAAGGAGCGGGCGCAGGAGCAGTCCTTGCGCTTCACCGTGCTCGGACCGGTACGGGCCTTTCGGGGCGAGGAACAGCTCAGCACCGGATCACCGCAGCAAAGAGCCCTGCTCGCCGCTCTGCTGCTGCGCGGCGGGCGCACCGCCACCGCCCCCGAACTCGTCGACGCCCTGTGGGGCGACGATCCGCCGGACGCCGCGATCGCGGCGCTGCGCACCTACGCCTCCCGGCTGCGCAAGGCGTTCACCCCGCATTCGGACATCCTGGTCAGCGAATCGGGCGGCTATGCGGTCCAAGTGGGCCTCGGGGCCCTGGACATCGAGGTGGCCGAGAGCCTGGCGGCGGAGGCGGAGAAGGCCCGGCACTCGGGCGACCGGCTGCGCGCCCATGAGCTCATCGGCCGGGCGCTGGACCTGTGGGACGGTGAGGCCCTGGCCGGGCTGTCGGGGCCGTACGCCACGACCCAGCGCGCCCGGCTGTCGGAGTGGCAGCTCGTGCTCACCGAGACCAGGCTCGATCTCGACCTGGAGCTGGGCCACCACACCGAGGCGGTCTCCGAGCTCACCGCGCTCACCGCCGCCCATCCGCTCCGGGAGCGGCTGCGCGAGCTGCTGATGCTGGCGCTCTACCGCAGCGGCCGGCAGGCCGAGGCCCTGGCGGTGTACAACGACACCCGGCGGCTGCTCGCCGAGGATCTCGGCGTGGACCCCTGTGCGGAGCTGTCCGACCTGCATCAGCGCATTCTGCAGGCGGATGCCGAGCTGGCGGTCCCGGTGGACGACCGCACGCACGCCGGGCCCGGCTTCGTACGCCCGGCCCAGCTCCCCGCGACGGTCGCGGACTTCACCGGCCGGGTCGCCTTCGTCGAGGAGCTGAGCGATGAGCTCGCCACCGCCGAGGGGCGTGTCATGGCCGTGTCAGCAGTGGCCGGAATCGGTGGGGTCGGCAAGACGACCCTCGCCGTGCACGTCGCCCACGCGGCCCGCGCCCACTTCCCCGACGGCCAGCTCTACGTCGACCTCCAGGGCGCCGGCCCGGTGCCCGCTGAGCCCAACGCGATCCTGGGCGCCTTCCTGCGCGCCCTCGGCACCCCGGACAGTGCGATCCCCGAGGGCGTCCACGAGCGTGCCGCGCTCTACCGCTCGATGCTGGACGGCCGCCGGGTGCTCACGCTGCTCGACAACGCGCGCGACGCCGCGCAGGTCAGGCCGCTGCTACCCGGTACGCCGGGCTGCGCCGCGCTGATCACGAGCCGGACCCGGATGGTCGACCTGGAGGGCGCCCACCTGGTCGACCTGGATGTGATGAGCCCCGAGGAGGCGCTGGTCCTCTTCACCCGCATCGTGGGCGCGGAGCGGGTCAGTTCGGAGCGCGACGCGGCCATGGACGTGGTGGCGGCCTGCGGCTTCCTGCCGCTGGCCATCCGGATCGCGGCCTCCCGGCTGGCCTCGCGCCGCACCTGGACCGTCTCCACGCTGGCGCGCAAGCTCGCCAACCAGCGCCGGCGGCTGGACGAGCTGCGGGCGGGCGACCTGGCCGTACGGGCCACCTTCGAGCTGGGCTACGGCCAGCTCGAGCCGCCGCAGGCCCGGGCGTTCCGGCTGCTCGGGCTGGCGGACGGCCCCGACATCTCGCTCGCCGCGGCGGCCGTCGCCCTGGAACTGGACACCTTCGACACCGAGGAGCTCCTGGAGTCCCTGGTCGACGCCTCCCTGCTGGAGTCCGCGGCGCCGGGCCGCTACCGCTACCACGACCTCGTACGGCTCTACGCGCGTGACCGCGCGGAGCGGCACCAGTCGGCCGCGGAACGCGAGGCGGCCCTCTCCCGGCTGCTGAGCTTCTACCTCGCCACGGCGGCGCGGGTGTACGCCATGGAGCGGCCGGGCGACCGGCTGGGCGACCACCTGGCCCCCGCCGACCACCCCGGCCTGGTCTTCCCGCATCAGGACGCCGCCTTGGACTGGCTGTTCACCGAGGCGGACTGCCTGCTGGCCTGCGCCCAGCAGGCCGCCTCGGGCACCACCCTGGGCCGGGCGGCGGATCTGCTGCTCGCCGCCATGGACCTGGCCGAATCCGGTGCCAACGCCCCGCGCTACGAGGCCGTCGCCCGCGTCGTCAGCGAAACGGCACACACGGTCGGCGACACCCGGGCCGAGGGCCGGGCCCGCACCTGCCTGGCCAAGGTGCGCAACCTCACCGGCCGGCTGGAAGAGGCCGACGCCGAGGCGGAGCGCGCCCTGGCCCTGGGCTCCACGGTCGAGGACCACGTGACCATGGGCCGCGCCCTCACCGAGCGCGGCATCATCGCGCACCTCAGCCGTACCCGCTGGGACGACGCGGAGCGGCATTTCCTCCGTGCCATCGACGCCTACCGGGCCGTGGACGACCAGCCCGGCGAGGCCAGCGCGCTGTGCAACCTGTCCCGTGCGTATGTGGAGATGGGCCGCATCGACAGCGCCGTGGACCTGGCCCGGCAGGGCGTGCGGATCTACGGGAGCCTGGGGCGCACCCTGCGCCTGGCCAACGGTAAGTACGCGCTCGGCATCGCCCTGACCGGGGCCGGAAGCCTGGCGCACGCACTGGAGCAGCTCACCGAGGCCCTCGGCCTCTTCCGTGAGCACCGCCAGCCGCTCTGGGAGGGCATGACCCACCAGCGGATGGCCGAGGCGCATCTGTCCATCGGGCGCCCGGCGGAGGCCGCCACCCACGCCGAACAGGCCCTCGCCCTGCGGGGCATCGGGGGCGAGTGGCGCCGGGCCATCGTGCTGACGCTGCTCGGCAAGGCGCTGCTGGAGCTCGGTCAGAACGAGCGCGCGGACGCCTGCTGGCGTGAGGCGCTGTCGATCCACGAGCGGCTCGGGGCACCCGAGGCGGAGGACGTCCGCGGGCTTCTGACCCCCGCGACCGCGGCATAG